In a genomic window of Candidatus Thiothrix sulfatifontis:
- the alc gene encoding allantoicase, with the protein MTDLLKTLQNYWIDLAQPRLGAQAVYATDEFFAPLERLIQPEEPVFIPGKYDDNGKWMDGWETRRKRGDGYDYAIIKICSGVIYGVDLDTAHFTGNFAPSASIEACYSKTPPDEKTRWFPLLHSRALQGNTHNTFEIGSREVWNYLRLNIYPDGGIARLRVYGQVRRELHADELDGEIDLAAMLNGGRALCASDMHFGHISNLIAPGKGVNMGDGWETRRRREPGFDWIILRLAYVGQITRLVIDTAHFKGNYPYECSVCGTLYQGGNEDSIATQSLYWDQILPPQRMAADTEFTFIEQLQQIGPVSHLRLNIYPDGGVSRLRAFGKVRRVE; encoded by the coding sequence ATGACTGATTTATTGAAAACGCTACAAAATTATTGGATTGACCTTGCCCAACCGCGTTTGGGGGCGCAAGCCGTCTATGCTACCGATGAATTTTTTGCACCACTGGAACGCTTGATCCAGCCAGAAGAGCCGGTGTTTATTCCGGGCAAGTACGATGACAACGGCAAGTGGATGGATGGTTGGGAAACCCGCCGCAAACGCGGTGACGGTTACGACTACGCGATTATCAAAATCTGCTCCGGCGTGATTTACGGGGTGGATTTGGATACCGCCCATTTCACCGGCAATTTTGCACCTTCTGCCAGCATTGAAGCCTGTTACAGCAAAACCCCGCCGGATGAAAAGACCCGCTGGTTTCCCTTGCTGCATTCGCGGGCGTTGCAGGGCAATACGCACAATACGTTTGAAATCGGTTCGCGTGAGGTGTGGAATTATTTGCGCCTGAATATTTATCCCGATGGCGGCATTGCGCGGTTACGGGTCTACGGGCAAGTGCGCCGCGAACTCCATGCTGATGAGCTGGATGGAGAGATTGATCTCGCGGCGATGCTCAACGGTGGGCGGGCGTTGTGTGCCAGCGACATGCACTTTGGGCATATCAGCAACCTGATTGCGCCCGGCAAAGGCGTGAATATGGGCGATGGCTGGGAAACCCGCCGCCGCCGCGAACCGGGATTTGATTGGATCATTTTGCGCTTGGCGTATGTGGGGCAAATTACCCGGCTGGTGATTGATACCGCGCATTTCAAAGGCAATTATCCGTATGAATGTTCGGTGTGCGGCACGCTCTATCAAGGTGGTAACGAAGACAGTATTGCCACGCAAAGCCTTTATTGGGATCAAATCCTGCCTCCCCAGCGCATGGCGGCGGATACCGAGTTTACTTTTATCGAGCAATTGCAGCAGATTGGGCCGGTGTCGCATTTGCGTTTGAATATTTACCCCGATGGCGGGGTAAGCCGTTTGCGGGCATTTGGCAAGGTGCGGAGGGTGGAATGA
- the xdhC gene encoding xanthine dehydrogenase accessory protein XdhC, whose product MIPAAFIIARITDTQGSTPRENGAYMLIAAQESLGSIGGGKLEQQVMEEARALLAEAEREEGVCNTPLQGTVFVGAYCIRPLQLQREFTLGTTLGQCCGGRVHINYEYCTDPKQWQHPDAINANQFPIVLFGAGHVGQALATVLATQPCRLYWVDSREAQFPAELPANAKAYIAPNPASLIEALPDNAYLLVMTHDHALDLAICDAALRHNRFRFLGLIGSQTKLGKFRKHLLDKGYSHTTLERLVCPIGIAQIRSKQPAHIALAVAAQLLALHLQENPL is encoded by the coding sequence ATGATTCCAGCCGCCTTCATCATTGCCCGTATTACCGATACGCAAGGTTCAACACCGCGTGAAAACGGGGCTTACATGCTGATTGCCGCACAGGAATCATTGGGAAGTATTGGTGGGGGGAAGCTCGAACAACAGGTGATGGAAGAGGCGCGGGCGTTGTTGGCGGAAGCAGAGCGTGAAGAGGGCGTATGCAATACGCCCCTACAGGGGACGGTCTTCGTAGGGGCGTATTGCATACGCCCTCTTCAACTTCAACGCGAATTCACCCTAGGCACGACGCTTGGTCAATGCTGCGGCGGGCGCGTCCACATCAACTACGAATACTGCACTGACCCTAAGCAATGGCAACACCCCGATGCCATCAACGCCAACCAGTTCCCGATTGTGCTATTCGGCGCGGGGCATGTCGGGCAAGCACTCGCCACTGTGCTGGCAACACAACCCTGCCGTTTGTATTGGGTGGATAGCCGGGAAGCACAATTCCCCGCCGAATTGCCCGCCAATGCCAAAGCCTATATCGCCCCCAACCCTGCCAGCTTGATCGAAGCCTTACCAGACAACGCCTACCTGCTGGTGATGACCCACGATCACGCGCTGGATTTGGCAATTTGTGATGCCGCCTTGCGCCACAACCGTTTCCGCTTTCTGGGGCTGATCGGTTCGCAAACCAAGCTCGGCAAATTCCGCAAGCACTTGCTGGATAAAGGGTATAGCCATACAACGCTGGAACGCCTCGTTTGCCCCATCGGTATTGCGCAAATCCGCAGTAAACAGCCTGCCCACATTGCCCTTGCCGTCGCCGCGCAATTGCTGGCACTTCACCTACAGGAGAACCCGCTATGA
- the xdhA gene encoding xanthine dehydrogenase small subunit: MNAGEVTVKHSITFMLDGQAHTPPPFAPDTTLLNYLREHLYRKGTKEGCAEGDCGACTVVVADLQHGRLRYRAVNACIQLLATLDGKALFTVESLQLGKQLHPVQQAMVDCHASQCGFCTPGFVMSLFALYQNQPNASRLQISQALSGNLCRCTGYRPILEAGERMYEYAHAFPNDDFAEATLINTLTQWAQQPHSLLLEHDGKRFCAPTTFGELASLLERYPDATLLAGATDVGLWITKQHRDLPTLISLNKVAGLDQITTQDGWLEIAAAVSLQAAFQALNQHYPHLTELHTRFASLPIRNAGTLVGNIANGSPIGDAIPALIALDARIRLRKGANTRELALESFYLGYQQKDLAAGELVEAVRIPLPNAATGLLRCYKISKRFEQDISAVCAAFQIQLDAQQHVTEVRIAYGGMASIPKRATHCETALIGQAWDQASVTQAMNALEQDFQPLSDMRASAAYRMSVAKNLLLKCLLETTCESLSLYATGVAA, translated from the coding sequence ATGAATGCAGGCGAGGTAACAGTCAAACACAGCATCACCTTCATGCTCGATGGGCAAGCGCACACCCCGCCGCCATTCGCCCCCGATACCACTTTGCTCAATTACCTACGCGAACACCTGTACCGCAAGGGAACCAAAGAAGGTTGTGCCGAAGGCGATTGCGGTGCGTGTACCGTGGTGGTCGCCGACTTGCAACACGGGCGCTTGCGTTACCGCGCTGTGAATGCCTGCATCCAGTTGCTGGCAACGCTGGACGGCAAAGCCCTGTTTACCGTGGAAAGCTTGCAACTTGGTAAACAATTGCACCCGGTACAACAAGCGATGGTCGATTGTCATGCCTCGCAATGCGGCTTTTGTACCCCCGGTTTCGTCATGTCCTTGTTTGCCCTGTACCAGAACCAGCCGAATGCCAGCCGCCTGCAAATCAGCCAAGCCCTGTCCGGCAATTTGTGCCGCTGCACCGGCTACCGTCCCATTCTGGAGGCAGGGGAACGCATGTATGAATACGCCCACGCATTTCCAAACGATGATTTTGCCGAAGCAACGCTGATCAATACTTTGACGCAATGGGCGCAACAACCCCACAGCCTGTTACTGGAACACGACGGCAAACGCTTTTGCGCCCCCACCACCTTTGGCGAACTTGCCAGCTTGCTGGAACGCTATCCCGATGCCACCTTACTGGCTGGCGCAACCGATGTAGGCTTGTGGATTACCAAACAACACCGCGATTTACCCACCTTGATTTCCCTGAACAAAGTCGCCGGGCTGGATCAAATCACCACACAAGATGGCTGGCTGGAAATCGCCGCTGCGGTATCACTGCAAGCCGCTTTTCAGGCACTCAACCAACACTACCCGCATTTGACCGAACTGCACACACGCTTTGCCTCACTACCGATTCGCAATGCGGGCACTTTGGTCGGCAATATTGCCAACGGTTCGCCCATCGGTGATGCCATTCCCGCCCTGATTGCCTTGGATGCGCGTATCCGTCTGCGTAAAGGCGCGAATACCCGCGAACTGGCGCTGGAATCCTTTTATCTGGGCTACCAACAGAAAGATTTGGCAGCAGGTGAATTGGTGGAAGCCGTACGAATTCCCTTGCCGAATGCGGCAACTGGCTTGCTGCGCTGCTACAAAATCTCCAAACGTTTTGAGCAAGACATCTCCGCCGTGTGTGCGGCCTTCCAGATTCAACTCGATGCACAACAGCACGTCACTGAAGTCCGCATTGCCTACGGTGGCATGGCAAGCATTCCCAAACGCGCCACCCACTGCGAAACCGCGTTGATCGGGCAAGCATGGGATCAAGCCAGCGTCACCCAAGCCATGAACGCGCTGGAACAAGACTTTCAACCCCTGAGCGATATGCGGGCTTCCGCTGCCTACCGCATGAGTGTGGCGAAAAACCTGTTGCTGAAATGCCTGCTGGAAACCACCTGCGAATCGCTTTCCTTATACGCAACGGGGGTAGCAGCATGA
- a CDS encoding DUF5020 family protein — MPNKAFFSVVVTCGVLASPAVLAEQLWSDASLTYINGQNYKVGDDKRQVMTFEHASGHNWGDTFFFADHLRSENGTKETYFELAPRVSLSYLTGKELKKGIVKDVYLAGTVEGSPSFDNYLAGVGVALNVPKFKYVNVNLYKVNNEKIADDEQVTVTWALPFKVGKAEFQYDGFIDASTAQDDHAAETNFTSQIKWDAGKQLFNTKKPIYVGIEHAEWKNKFGIDGVNESNPAFMIKAHF; from the coding sequence ATGCCAAACAAAGCGTTTTTCAGCGTCGTGGTGACGTGTGGTGTGCTGGCTTCTCCAGCAGTGCTGGCGGAACAATTATGGAGCGATGCCAGCCTGACCTACATTAACGGTCAAAATTACAAAGTCGGCGATGATAAGCGTCAAGTCATGACCTTTGAACACGCCAGTGGTCATAACTGGGGCGACACTTTTTTCTTCGCCGATCATTTGCGTTCCGAAAACGGCACGAAAGAAACCTATTTTGAACTCGCCCCGCGTGTCAGCTTAAGCTACTTGACCGGCAAAGAACTGAAAAAAGGCATTGTCAAGGACGTGTATTTGGCGGGAACGGTGGAAGGTTCGCCCAGTTTTGACAACTACCTCGCTGGTGTCGGCGTGGCTTTGAATGTCCCCAAGTTCAAGTACGTCAACGTCAACCTGTACAAGGTCAATAACGAAAAAATCGCTGATGACGAGCAAGTCACTGTTACTTGGGCGTTACCTTTCAAAGTGGGCAAAGCCGAATTCCAATACGACGGTTTTATTGATGCCAGCACCGCACAAGACGACCATGCCGCCGAAACCAATTTCACCTCGCAAATCAAGTGGGATGCAGGCAAGCAATTGTTCAACACCAAAAAGCCGATTTACGTGGGGATTGAACACGCCGAATGGAAAAACAAATTCGGGATTGACGGCGTAAACGAAAGCAATCCGGCGTTCATGATCAAAGCACATTTCTAA
- the uraD gene encoding 2-oxo-4-hydroxy-4-carboxy-5-ureidoimidazoline decarboxylase — protein sequence MKTSLSALNQLDQAAFVALLGGVYEHSPWMAERSFTYLPFADVDALLQTLQTVLAQADQAAQLALIRAHPDLAGKAALRGELTAESTREQAGAGLGQLTAEEFARFTELNTRYQTRFGFPFIMAVKNATKHQILSGFEQRIDNTPELEFATALEQINRIAAFRIADLIE from the coding sequence ATGAAAACATCCCTTAGTGCATTGAATCAACTGGATCAGGCGGCATTTGTGGCGCTGCTTGGCGGGGTGTACGAGCATTCTCCGTGGATGGCAGAACGCAGCTTTACTTACTTGCCGTTTGCGGATGTGGATGCGCTTTTGCAAACCCTGCAAACCGTATTGGCGCAAGCTGATCAGGCGGCGCAATTGGCGTTGATTCGGGCGCATCCTGATCTTGCAGGCAAAGCGGCGTTACGTGGCGAACTGACGGCGGAATCTACCCGCGAACAGGCGGGTGCAGGCTTGGGGCAATTGACGGCAGAAGAATTTGCCCGTTTCACCGAACTGAATACACGCTACCAAACCCGCTTTGGGTTTCCGTTCATTATGGCAGTGAAAAACGCCACCAAACACCAGATTCTCAGCGGTTTTGAACAGCGGATTGATAATACGCCGGAGCTAGAATTCGCTACCGCGCTGGAACAAATCAACCGCATTGCCGCCTTCCGTATTGCTGACCTGATTGAGTAA
- the puuE gene encoding allantoinase PuuE produces the protein MLEQTAYPRDLVGYADHVPHANWPGSARIAVQFVLNYEEGGENCVLHGDAASEAFLSEIVGARPYEGVRHPSMESIYEYGSRAGFWRIIRYFRERGIPLTIFGVAMALERNPRAVEAMLENGYEICSHGWRWIDYQFVDKALEREHMQRAIAIIERMTGEKPKGWYTGRNSPHTRELLLEQGGFLYDADDYSDDLPFWTKVGDKDHLVVPYTLDTNDMRFASPQGFNSGEQFLQYLKDAFDVLYAEGLETPKMLSIGLHCRLIGRPGRFRALQRFVEYAQQHQDVWFCRRIDIAQHWIKEHPAP, from the coding sequence ATGCTTGAACAAACAGCCTATCCCCGCGATTTGGTCGGTTACGCCGATCATGTACCGCACGCCAACTGGCCGGGCAGTGCGCGTATCGCGGTGCAATTTGTGCTGAATTACGAAGAAGGCGGCGAAAACTGTGTGCTGCACGGTGATGCTGCCTCCGAAGCCTTCCTGTCTGAAATCGTCGGGGCGCGACCTTACGAAGGGGTACGCCACCCCAGCATGGAATCCATTTACGAATACGGTAGCCGTGCTGGTTTCTGGCGCATTATTCGTTATTTTCGGGAACGTGGCATTCCGCTGACCATTTTCGGCGTGGCAATGGCTTTGGAACGCAACCCCCGCGCTGTCGAGGCAATGTTGGAAAATGGCTATGAAATTTGCAGCCACGGCTGGCGTTGGATTGACTACCAATTCGTGGATAAAGCACTGGAACGCGAACACATGCAACGCGCCATTGCGATTATCGAGCGCATGACCGGCGAGAAACCCAAAGGCTGGTACACCGGGCGCAATAGCCCACATACTCGCGAGTTATTGCTGGAGCAAGGCGGCTTTCTCTACGACGCGGATGATTACAGCGATGATTTGCCGTTTTGGACAAAGGTTGGTGACAAGGATCATTTGGTCGTGCCTTACACGTTGGATACCAACGACATGCGCTTTGCGTCCCCGCAAGGCTTTAACAGCGGCGAACAGTTTTTGCAGTACCTCAAAGATGCGTTCGATGTGTTGTACGCCGAAGGGCTGGAAACGCCGAAGATGCTGTCGATTGGGCTGCATTGCCGCTTGATTGGTCGCCCCGGACGTTTCCGCGCCCTGCAACGTTTTGTCGAATACGCCCAGCAACATCAGGATGTGTGGTTCTGCCGTCGTATCGACATTGCTCAACACTGGATCAAGGAGCACCCAGCCCCATGA
- the uraH gene encoding hydroxyisourate hydrolase gives MTGLTTHVLDTANGCPAAGVKLALYACPENAARILMKQAFTNADGRCDSPLLRADEMQTGIWELVFHTADYFQQRHTPLDNPPFLDVITLRFGIADTRAHYHVPLLVSPWSYSTYRGS, from the coding sequence ATGACCGGATTAACCACACATGTTCTGGATACCGCCAATGGTTGCCCCGCTGCGGGGGTGAAACTGGCGCTGTATGCCTGCCCAGAAAACGCTGCCCGTATTCTGATGAAACAGGCGTTTACCAATGCTGATGGGCGTTGCGATAGCCCTTTGCTGCGTGCGGATGAGATGCAAACTGGCATTTGGGAGTTGGTCTTCCACACCGCTGACTATTTCCAGCAGCGCCATACGCCGTTGGATAACCCGCCGTTTCTGGATGTGATTACCCTGCGATTCGGGATTGCCGATACCCGCGCCCACTATCACGTCCCGCTACTCGTCTCCCCTTGGAGTTATTCCACCTATCGCGGCAGTTAG
- a CDS encoding TetR/AcrR family transcriptional regulator, with product MFIELDSHTPNGLAGRIRKDNECKIIAAAEAEFARHGYKGASMQSIADHAGLPKANIHYYFGSKLRLYVAVLAHILDMWDKLLVSLDAAGDPAVELEAYIRAKMRLAQAHPQASRIFGIEIMSGAPYLQEYFRTGYLEWFKGRTAVFEAWMAQGKMDRLDPAHVIFLLWSSTQHYADFACQISAALGKPGQPLQAADYERATQTLLHVILNGCGVQPFHPYQGNESPR from the coding sequence ATGTTTATTGAGCTTGACTCACACACCCCCAACGGCCTGGCAGGGCGTATTCGCAAAGACAATGAATGCAAAATCATTGCCGCCGCCGAAGCCGAATTCGCCCGCCACGGCTACAAAGGCGCGAGTATGCAAAGCATTGCTGACCATGCCGGGTTGCCCAAAGCCAATATCCATTACTACTTTGGTTCCAAATTGCGGCTGTACGTGGCGGTGTTGGCACACATCTTGGATATGTGGGACAAGCTGCTGGTGAGTTTGGATGCAGCAGGCGATCCGGCGGTGGAACTGGAAGCCTATATCCGCGCTAAAATGCGGCTGGCACAAGCACACCCGCAAGCCTCGCGCATTTTTGGTATCGAAATTATGAGCGGCGCACCTTACTTGCAGGAATATTTCAGGACAGGTTATCTGGAATGGTTCAAGGGCAGGACGGCGGTATTTGAGGCATGGATGGCGCAAGGCAAGATGGATCGGCTCGACCCGGCGCATGTGATTTTCCTGCTGTGGTCATCCACCCAGCATTACGCCGATTTCGCTTGCCAGATCAGTGCGGCACTGGGCAAACCCGGTCAACCGCTGCAAGCCGCAGACTACGAGCGGGCAACCCAAACCTTGTTGCACGTAATCCTCAACGGTTGCGGCGTACAACCGTTTCACCCCTACCAAGGAAATGAATCACCAAGATGA
- a CDS encoding urate hydroxylase PuuD: protein MESLILEWLGLAFRWIHIITGIAWIGASFYFNWLLNHLLTSDDPKVSGQLWALHAGGFFNVEKRNIEPGQLPEPLHWFKWESYWTWISGFVMLVIVYYFGAEAYLIDPAVMALTAWQAIAISLATLAGSWLVYHGLWNSAFGRSNQTRSVVLTAVFIIVMTIVLTQVFSGRGAFLHVGAMLATWMSGNVFFVIMPAQRQLVQATLAGQPQNKQLANDAGQRSLHNNYLTLPVLFCMFSNHYPATFGGDWNWLILIALFAVGVLVRHYFNVRDKQGNFKAGWMLVVAFVVFIGTALVASYPALSQKAAGEIQFNQVQGLLQQHCISCHAAQPTSTAFTSAPKGVMLETEAQARSQATQIATQVSSRIMPLGNTTGMTEDERQLLVQWARQVQP, encoded by the coding sequence ATGGAATCCCTTATTCTGGAATGGTTAGGTTTGGCATTTCGCTGGATACACATTATCACCGGCATTGCGTGGATCGGCGCATCGTTTTACTTCAACTGGTTGCTCAACCATCTGCTAACGTCGGATGACCCGAAAGTGTCGGGGCAATTGTGGGCGCTCCATGCGGGGGGCTTTTTCAATGTGGAAAAACGCAATATCGAGCCGGGTCAACTGCCCGAACCGCTGCACTGGTTCAAGTGGGAATCGTATTGGACGTGGATCAGCGGTTTCGTGATGCTGGTCATCGTTTATTATTTTGGCGCGGAAGCCTATTTGATTGATCCGGCGGTCATGGCGCTGACCGCGTGGCAGGCGATTGCGATCAGTCTGGCAACCTTGGCGGGTAGCTGGTTGGTGTATCACGGTTTGTGGAATTCAGCGTTTGGGCGCAGTAACCAAACCCGCAGCGTGGTATTGACGGCGGTATTCATTATCGTCATGACAATTGTGCTGACGCAGGTATTCAGCGGGCGTGGCGCATTTCTGCATGTTGGCGCAATGTTGGCGACTTGGATGAGCGGCAATGTGTTTTTCGTCATTATGCCCGCCCAGCGGCAATTGGTGCAGGCGACCTTGGCAGGGCAACCGCAGAATAAACAGCTTGCCAATGATGCGGGGCAACGTTCCTTGCACAATAATTACCTGACCTTGCCGGTGCTGTTTTGCATGTTCAGTAACCATTACCCGGCGACGTTTGGCGGTGACTGGAACTGGCTGATTCTGATTGCGTTGTTCGCCGTTGGGGTATTGGTGCGCCATTATTTCAATGTGCGTGACAAGCAAGGCAATTTCAAAGCGGGCTGGATGTTGGTGGTGGCGTTTGTCGTGTTTATTGGCACGGCGTTAGTTGCCAGTTATCCGGCGTTGTCGCAAAAGGCGGCGGGCGAAATTCAGTTCAATCAAGTGCAAGGCTTGCTGCAACAGCACTGCATCAGTTGCCATGCGGCACAACCCACCAGCACCGCGTTTACCAGCGCACCCAAAGGCGTGATGCTGGAAACCGAGGCGCAAGCGCGTAGCCAAGCTACTCAAATTGCCACGCAGGTTTCATCGCGCATTATGCCGTTGGGCAATACCACCGGCATGACCGAAGACGAACGCCAGTTGCTGGTGCAATGGGCGCGTCAGGTTCAACCATGA
- the xdhB gene encoding xanthine dehydrogenase molybdopterin binding subunit — MSVGKPIKHDSAELHVTGAAQYTDDLPEPRNTLYAAIGISQQAHARLRSVNLDTVRQAAGVIAVVTAADIPGANNLGGVMQDEPIFATDTVEYIGQAIFAVAATSVEAARRAARLAVIEYETLPHNLDIQHAIEQQQFVLPSKHLQRGQPETALQQAPHRLSGHFQLGGQEHFYLEGMIAFALPREHGDVLIYSSTQHPHHDQKTLAGVLGLTEKDIVLECRRMGGAFGGKESQPALFASIAALLALKTQRPVKLRLDRDDDITITGKRHCFDIHYEAGFNDAGLLQAVKLVYASRCGISADLSGPVNDRSMFHADNAYYLEHVDIVSHRCKTNSQSNTAFRGFGGPQGMMAIEYVLDDVARYLQCDPLAVRRANFYGTNGVRSQTPYGMAVEDNIIQRIVDELASSADYQQRRADIIAFNRSSPWLKKGMALTPVKFGISFTATFFNQAGALLHIYSDGSVQLNHGGLEMGQGLYTKVAQVVAETLQIPLSQIRCTATRTDKVPNASATAASSGSDLNGMAAQDAARTLKQRLTEFAASHYGVDAASIVFQDGQIHLGTRTVSFAQLAHEAWFNRVSLSATGFYRTPKIHYDPQTMTGRPFYYFAYGAAVSEVIIDTLTGENRVVRVDILHDVGQSLNPALDIGQIEGGFIQGMGWLTTEQLWWDNSGRLRTHAPSTYKIPVAGDIPAQFNVKLLDNNANVEHTIYRSKAVGEPPLMLAMSVFFALRDAVASVGDYCCRPPLQAPATPEAILNAVQAVRDTMQDNA; from the coding sequence ATGAGCGTTGGCAAACCTATCAAACACGACAGCGCCGAATTGCATGTCACTGGTGCGGCACAGTACACCGATGACCTACCCGAACCCCGCAATACCCTCTACGCCGCCATTGGCATCAGCCAACAAGCCCACGCCCGCTTGCGCAGTGTCAATCTGGATACAGTTCGTCAAGCAGCGGGCGTCATCGCCGTGGTGACTGCCGCTGACATTCCCGGTGCGAATAACCTTGGCGGAGTCATGCAGGATGAGCCAATCTTCGCTACCGACACGGTGGAATACATTGGGCAAGCCATTTTCGCCGTCGCTGCCACTTCTGTCGAAGCTGCCCGCCGCGCTGCCCGTTTGGCTGTGATCGAGTATGAAACCCTGCCGCACAACCTCGACATCCAACACGCCATCGAGCAACAGCAATTCGTCTTGCCCAGCAAACACCTGCAACGCGGGCAACCCGAAACCGCCCTGCAACAAGCCCCCCACCGCCTCAGCGGGCATTTTCAGTTGGGCGGGCAGGAACATTTTTATCTGGAAGGCATGATTGCTTTCGCCTTGCCGCGTGAACACGGCGATGTGCTGATCTATAGCTCTACCCAGCACCCGCACCACGACCAAAAAACCCTCGCAGGCGTATTGGGGCTGACCGAAAAAGACATTGTGCTGGAATGCCGTCGCATGGGTGGCGCATTCGGTGGCAAGGAAAGCCAACCAGCACTGTTCGCCAGCATCGCCGCCTTGCTGGCACTGAAAACCCAACGCCCGGTGAAATTGCGGCTGGATCGGGACGATGACATTACCATCACTGGCAAACGCCATTGTTTCGACATTCACTACGAAGCGGGTTTCAATGACGCGGGGCTGCTGCAAGCGGTGAAGCTGGTGTATGCCTCCCGTTGCGGCATTTCCGCTGACCTGTCGGGGCCTGTGAATGACCGCAGCATGTTCCACGCCGACAATGCCTATTACTTGGAGCATGTGGATATTGTTTCGCACCGCTGCAAAACCAATTCGCAATCGAATACCGCGTTTCGTGGCTTTGGTGGCCCGCAAGGGATGATGGCGATTGAATACGTGTTGGACGATGTGGCGCGTTACCTGCAATGCGACCCGTTGGCGGTGCGCCGTGCCAATTTCTACGGCACAAACGGTGTGCGTAGCCAAACCCCGTATGGCATGGCGGTCGAGGACAATATTATCCAACGCATTGTCGATGAACTGGCAAGCAGTGCCGACTACCAGCAACGCCGCGCCGACATTATTGCGTTCAATCGCAGCAGTCCTTGGTTGAAGAAAGGCATGGCGCTCACCCCCGTCAAATTCGGAATTTCCTTTACCGCCACCTTCTTCAATCAGGCGGGGGCATTGCTGCACATTTACAGTGACGGTTCGGTACAGCTCAATCACGGCGGGCTGGAAATGGGGCAAGGCTTGTACACCAAAGTGGCGCAAGTGGTGGCGGAAACATTGCAAATTCCGCTCAGTCAAATCCGCTGCACCGCTACCCGTACCGATAAAGTGCCGAATGCGTCGGCAACGGCGGCCTCCTCCGGTTCGGATCTTAACGGCATGGCAGCGCAAGATGCGGCACGTACCTTGAAACAACGCCTCACCGAATTTGCCGCCAGCCACTACGGGGTGGATGCCGCCAGCATTGTGTTTCAGGACGGGCAAATCCATCTCGGCACACGCACGGTAAGTTTCGCGCAATTGGCACACGAGGCATGGTTTAACCGCGTTTCACTTTCCGCGACTGGCTTTTACCGTACCCCGAAAATCCATTACGACCCGCAAACCATGACGGGGCGACCGTTCTATTATTTTGCGTATGGTGCTGCTGTGTCTGAGGTGATTATCGACACCTTGACGGGCGAAAATCGGGTGGTGCGCGTCGATATTTTGCACGATGTCGGGCAATCGCTGAATCCGGCGTTGGATATTGGGCAAATCGAAGGTGGTTTCATTCAGGGTATGGGGTGGCTGACTACTGAGCAATTGTGGTGGGATAACAGCGGGCGTTTGCGTACTCATGCGCCATCCACGTACAAAATTCCAGTGGCAGGGGATATTCCAGCGCAGTTTAATGTGAAGCTGCTGGACAATAATGCCAATGTGGAACACACCATTTACCGTTCCAAAGCGGTGGGCGAACCGCCGCTAATGCTGGCGATGTCGGTGTTTTTTGCGCTGCGGGATGCGGTTGCCAGCGTCGGCGATTACTGTTGCCGCCCGCCATTGCAAGCACCGGCAACACCGGAAGCGATTCTGAATGCGGTGCAAGCGGTGCGTGACACCATGCAGGACAACGCATGA
- a CDS encoding ureidoglycolate lyase: MILIPEPLTAAAFAPFGDVIEVGDERTHYAINYGRTERYHDLAQLDVLENGGKPTVSIFRSQPAQFPLKVEVMERHPHSSQAFLSMQRKPFLVLVAPPGEQPLLEQLRLFAVGADQGVNYHRGVWHHYQFSLDEVRDFLCIDRSGGYGGNCDEYRFVEEVYITFPPIPDPSPARGEGSKS; encoded by the coding sequence ATGATCCTGATACCAGAACCGTTGACAGCGGCAGCGTTTGCGCCGTTTGGTGATGTGATTGAGGTGGGTGATGAGCGCACGCATTACGCCATCAATTACGGGCGTACTGAGCGTTACCACGATCTGGCGCAATTGGATGTGCTGGAAAATGGTGGCAAACCCACCGTGAGTATTTTCCGTTCGCAACCGGCACAGTTTCCGCTGAAAGTGGAGGTGATGGAACGCCATCCGCACAGCAGTCAGGCGTTTCTTTCCATGCAGCGTAAACCGTTTCTGGTGTTGGTTGCGCCGCCCGGTGAGCAACCGTTGCTGGAACAGTTGCGGCTGTTTGCCGTCGGTGCGGATCAGGGGGTCAATTACCATCGCGGGGTTTGGCATCACTACCAGTTTAGTTTGGATGAGGTGCGCGATTTTCTGTGTATCGACCGCAGTGGTGGGTATGGGGGGAATTGCGATGAGTATCGGTTTGTGGAGGAGGTTTACATAACCTTCCCCCCCATCCCCGACCCTTCCCCCGCGAGGGGTGAAGGGAGTAAGAGTTGA